Below is a window of Micromonospora chersina DNA.
ACCGCGGTCTCGGCCTGGCTGGGAGCGCGGGTGTTCCGCGCCCACCAGGTCCGCGAGACCCGCCGGGTGCTGGACATGGTGGCCACGATCCGGGGGGACCGGCCGCCGGCCCTCACCCGGCGCGGGCTGGCCTGAGCCGGGTCAGGCCCAGCGGAGGATGTTCCGGCGCCAGGCGTAGAGGATGCCGAGCGCCACCACGGCGACGAAAACGCCCATCTCCACCACCGTGGTCACGCCGAACCCGGGCCGGTCGAAGATCAGCGCCCAGGGGAAGAGGAAGACCGCCTCCACCGCGAAGAGCACGTAGAGGTAGGCGTAGACGTAGTAGCGGATCTGCATCTGCGCCCAGTCGCCGCCGACCGGGTCGAGACCGCACTCATACGTGGCCCGCTTGCCCCAGGGATCAGCCGGACGGCCGGGACGTAACACCCGATTGGCTGAGAACGCCGTAACGAAGAAGAGCACGGCGGCCAGCAGCAGGAGACCGAGCGTGGCGTACGACCCGAGGTAACCGGTCACGGTCGGGAGCCTACCGGGCCGGTCGTCACGACACCCGAAACACGTTACGTATTTGTTTCCTCGCGGGACTAGTGCTCGAAGGCAACTGTTGTCAAATAATGAGACCTCACTGAGCGTCACGGAGGACAGATGGCCCGCCCCCGCGTACGGCCTGCTCGGCGCGCCGCGCTCCGAGGTGCCCCCGCCCTGCTCGTACCCGCACTGATCGCCGGCTTCGCGGCGGCCGTCGCGGTGGCGCCGACGTGGGCGGCGGCCTCGCCGACCGTGACCGGGGTGGTCCAGGCGGCCGAGCCGGGCGACCCGGGCGAGCCGGTCGGCGAGCCCGGCACCGACCCGACCGAGCCGACGCCGACCGTGGACCCCACGACGACGGAGCCGGTGCCGACCACCCCGCCGCCGACCGAGGAGGCGCCGCCGACCACGCCGCCGGCACCGACCACCACCGCGCCGGCGCCCGTGCCGACGACCACGGCGCCCGCCGAACCGGTGCCCACCACCACGTCGCCGACCACCACGGCGCCCGCTCCCCCGCCGGTCGGGCCACCG
It encodes the following:
- the ndhC gene encoding NADH-quinone oxidoreductase subunit A; protein product: MTGYLGSYATLGLLLLAAVLFFVTAFSANRVLRPGRPADPWGKRATYECGLDPVGGDWAQMQIRYYVYAYLYVLFAVEAVFLFPWALIFDRPGFGVTTVVEMGVFVAVVALGILYAWRRNILRWA